Proteins encoded by one window of Companilactobacillus ginsenosidimutans:
- a CDS encoding DPBB and LysM peptidoglycan-binding domain-containing protein, giving the protein MKKVLSLAFVGAMALTIFGIKTSTSQAATTVDSSHVSVVAGDTYKSIAKDNGVSIASLEQANGREVGGFDIIYPGETITLPTTSAVQQNVQSQQANTQAAAQPATQTYAPSTTQQAGSFKISFYDPAVLGSNMGYSGVAANLSVFPKGTQLKITLSDGQVLYRTVNDTGTFAYSNPQQLDVAMPNSSIPSYGVTTASVSVVG; this is encoded by the coding sequence ATGAAAAAAGTATTATCACTAGCATTTGTTGGTGCCATGGCCCTAACAATCTTTGGTATTAAAACAAGTACTTCTCAAGCCGCTACAACAGTAGACAGCAGTCACGTATCAGTTGTTGCCGGTGACACATACAAGAGCATCGCTAAAGACAACGGTGTTTCAATTGCTTCATTAGAGCAAGCAAATGGCCGTGAAGTTGGCGGATTCGATATCATCTATCCAGGTGAAACTATCACATTGCCAACAACATCAGCCGTACAACAAAATGTACAATCACAACAAGCAAACACACAAGCAGCTGCACAACCTGCAACTCAAACATATGCACCTAGCACAACACAACAAGCTGGTTCATTTAAGATTAGTTTCTATGATCCCGCAGTACTAGGTTCAAACATGGGTTACTCTGGTGTAGCCGCAAACTTATCAGTATTCCCTAAGGGAACACAACTTAAGATTACATTGTCTGATGGACAAGTATTATACAGAACCGTTAATGATACAGGAACATTTGCATACAGCAATCCACAACAATTAGATGTTGCTATGCCTAATTCAAGTATTCCTTCATACGGTGTTACAACAGCATCTGTTTCAGTTGTTGGATAA
- a CDS encoding iron-sulfur cluster biosynthesis family protein has protein sequence MKIEIKPEAKRYLSDKIPAGSTVILTTDDGSNKYSSIGATCAMADKFQLIIVNQPDSKFNVELENNADFDLSMASYEDYLVSDGLKLDYTHGFLILSDNTGILGNTVSVVDWRNVTPESEAQRFNEMKKLGQFIC, from the coding sequence ATGAAAATCGAAATAAAACCTGAAGCAAAACGATATTTAAGTGATAAAATTCCAGCCGGAAGCACAGTGATTTTGACGACTGACGATGGCTCAAATAAATATTCAAGTATTGGTGCTACCTGTGCAATGGCAGATAAGTTTCAATTAATTATTGTGAATCAGCCAGATTCTAAATTTAATGTAGAGTTAGAAAATAATGCTGATTTCGACTTATCTATGGCATCTTATGAGGATTACTTGGTAAGTGATGGTCTGAAGCTTGATTATACGCATGGTTTTCTGATATTGAGCGATAACACAGGAATTTTAGGTAATACTGTTTCGGTAGTGGACTGGAGAAATGTGACTCCTGAATCAGAGGCACAACGTTTCAATGAAATGAAGAAGCTAGGCCAATTTATTTGTTAA
- a CDS encoding YitT family protein, with product MLISLELIALSINMFFEPSKVAAGGATGLAILVFEGFSIPTSLTVFSINIVMLIISYFFLEKMTTVKLIFGSFVLPLLLFLTPVFDIISPVFPSVVVGSVVFGIGLAILYTLDMSSGGTTVPPIIIHKHFGVDRYITLFIVDALVCIGNIFVTGWINFGLAVMSVAISSAVIKFCTIIEERYLNF from the coding sequence ATGTTGATTTCATTAGAACTCATAGCACTTAGTATTAACATGTTTTTTGAACCAAGTAAGGTTGCAGCGGGTGGAGCAACTGGACTAGCAATTCTAGTATTTGAAGGATTTTCGATTCCAACTTCACTGACGGTTTTCTCCATTAATATCGTTATGTTAATCATTTCCTACTTCTTTTTGGAAAAAATGACGACAGTTAAATTGATTTTCGGAAGTTTTGTCTTACCACTCTTGTTATTTTTAACACCAGTCTTTGATATAATTTCGCCAGTATTTCCTTCCGTTGTAGTTGGAAGTGTCGTTTTTGGAATCGGATTAGCCATTTTGTACACCTTAGACATGTCAAGTGGTGGGACAACTGTTCCACCAATAATTATCCATAAGCATTTTGGTGTCGATCGCTACATTACACTATTTATCGTTGATGCCCTGGTTTGTATCGGAAACATCTTCGTAACTGGCTGGATAAATTTTGGATTAGCAGTAATGTCAGTCGCAATCTCCAGTGCGGTAATTAAATTCTGCACTATTATAGAAGAAAGATACTTGAATTTTTAA
- a CDS encoding phage tail spike protein, with the protein MTLLYFLDETQSLLGIVDRQLSGTEKIQINKANELDCSIPFSKRNSELAQKSRYVAVPTYANDPDFAHLYSITTFDMTVSEINFKGFETMYEDMTATWVGKIWGKDDTTGLLYVDELLDQLIYALPNEKTWIVGVTPDHDEYEPQSFDDEDVTVSSVLSKAVEDWGFEFDFVYQFQGNTITKRAINVYKQLGEDRTDLHFDVRKDLTGSKYTEDRSGIYTALVGYGATLKIEEPDAPVSDQWNDVPSPGTVKVNKTFAILYTRELVPYTGRRLGQDSEWRTDMYMEKASTHEKYYRVSTNQYVNYIDVDFTAAQDDNEIITDEDNSTTSTGGATTERIVDFTQVEWTSPKAPVNKPKGQGYVEVPSATASYGYSDGSPRIGVVTFDDEVLSSRLLSRTYMKLLTMCTPKRKLETSFNQIGTVGIGDTIYLYDERLDVYVEERITEINRNLLNIHNSTVVAGSTFALTPEARQSGIEDMIRTRIKKYS; encoded by the coding sequence ATGACATTACTTTATTTTTTGGACGAAACTCAATCACTACTCGGAATTGTTGATCGTCAACTTAGTGGAACAGAGAAAATTCAAATCAACAAGGCAAACGAATTAGATTGTTCTATTCCGTTTAGTAAGAGAAATAGTGAGTTGGCTCAAAAAAGCCGGTATGTTGCAGTTCCCACTTATGCAAATGACCCCGATTTTGCACACCTGTATTCCATTACCACCTTTGACATGACAGTTTCAGAAATCAATTTCAAAGGCTTTGAAACAATGTATGAGGACATGACAGCAACTTGGGTCGGCAAGATATGGGGAAAAGACGACACCACAGGGTTGTTGTACGTTGATGAGTTACTGGATCAATTAATCTATGCTTTGCCGAATGAAAAAACATGGATCGTTGGAGTTACGCCCGATCACGACGAGTACGAACCACAGTCGTTTGATGATGAGGACGTAACAGTTAGCTCGGTACTTAGCAAAGCCGTTGAAGATTGGGGCTTTGAGTTTGATTTTGTGTATCAATTCCAAGGAAACACGATCACAAAACGAGCAATAAACGTGTACAAACAATTAGGAGAAGATAGAACCGACCTACATTTTGACGTAAGAAAAGACTTGACCGGATCAAAGTACACCGAGGATAGGTCGGGAATATATACAGCGTTGGTCGGCTATGGAGCAACACTCAAAATAGAAGAACCAGACGCCCCCGTTTCGGATCAATGGAACGACGTACCAAGCCCCGGAACAGTCAAGGTAAATAAGACCTTTGCTATTTTATACACCCGTGAATTAGTTCCATACACAGGCAGACGACTTGGACAAGATAGTGAATGGCGTACAGATATGTATATGGAAAAGGCAAGCACTCACGAAAAGTATTATCGAGTGTCTACAAACCAATACGTCAATTACATTGATGTTGATTTCACAGCGGCACAAGATGACAACGAAATAATCACAGATGAGGACAACTCGACAACCTCGACAGGTGGGGCAACCACAGAGCGAATAGTTGATTTCACGCAAGTTGAATGGACAAGTCCCAAGGCACCAGTCAACAAACCAAAAGGTCAAGGCTATGTGGAAGTTCCGTCCGCAACCGCAAGTTATGGGTACAGCGACGGAAGTCCACGAATTGGTGTTGTTACATTTGATGACGAAGTCCTCTCATCAAGATTGTTGTCCAGAACATACATGAAACTATTAACAATGTGTACACCTAAACGGAAATTAGAAACGTCGTTCAATCAAATTGGGACTGTCGGAATTGGGGACACAATCTATTTGTATGATGAACGGCTAGACGTTTACGTCGAGGAACGAATAACAGAGATCAATAGAAATCTATTAAATATTCACAATTCCACCGTTGTTGCCGGCTCAACATTTGCCCTCACACCAGAGGCAAGGCAAAGCGGTATCGAGGATATGATCCGAACAAGAATTAAAAAATACTCATAG
- a CDS encoding alkaline phosphatase family protein produces the protein MKPRILTTLLICTATLTTTVTPAIAAVVPETEATVQTPAAMGDTPSSQQSEDQTNVVTTTFTNEDIQGRQSAPMAVEQTVETRLVGPKQIAAGAIYGLNVHARQLKEEKVRSLSFDIVYNSNKFSYINSDRTLKGNKTVVTKVDDGRLRITTTAELSDADFLYYAKTRLAHINFRAIEGATGKADIHFEQPTDQGTIQLGSSMSVDIQAQDPLDYNGDGIIGVGDIALAPENTKSEIAARSEIKPYKHVIVLTTDGGGNPWDPNGIFYATGTGKEAGKPVWTTDPNLMKKRKNTYTMNLFNKQFAMSTSAHSVVPAISAQNYISMLHGRPWDTLPKAYQGTNGTMGQQYFADFGKGTPLFPSVFKVLQKNNPTQKAAAFSEWGPIVNSIVEPDAAVTTKQSASLKSFDDVADYIGTSDFQNTSMVYMQSDYMDGQGHSKGWYNDNYWEKYQQYDGLFKKVMDNLEATGHIHDTLVIANADHGGAGTNHGPNDEPDRNIFMAVGGETVDSGRRLQGGSNADITALVLNALQVPQPSHMLDSRVFDESAFLSQSELTKKDRNVETVQLTRQGDTVELGLTNLKNRKINAVDMRIDLNGQNVDSLNAASGNKILRQTIDDDILKLTISVDDQSVGSLATIKFKPSGNKNDTKSAVTQAMAATTDGTEILVDLDNNSDKTISIHASKKSVSLYDSDLKKATRRSLSGGTDWRSDKEKINDGIKYYRVSSNEWVSEKDAYVYTGFSKVLTTPKYKVTDLVNSNGEKIKNRGLASNTKWATDRSLMINGKLHYRVSTNEFVSSDNGRVD, from the coding sequence ATGAAACCTCGCATTTTAACGACATTATTAATTTGTACAGCAACTTTAACCACTACTGTAACTCCTGCAATTGCAGCAGTAGTACCAGAAACAGAGGCAACTGTGCAAACACCTGCCGCTATGGGGGATACACCTTCATCACAACAATCTGAAGATCAAACTAATGTGGTAACAACTACATTCACTAATGAAGATATTCAGGGACGTCAATCAGCTCCAATGGCGGTTGAACAAACTGTGGAGACTAGATTAGTTGGTCCTAAACAAATTGCTGCCGGTGCAATTTATGGCTTAAATGTTCATGCGCGACAATTGAAAGAAGAAAAAGTTAGAAGTTTGTCCTTTGACATAGTCTATAATTCTAATAAATTTTCCTATATCAATTCTGATCGGACACTAAAGGGCAACAAAACAGTAGTTACAAAAGTAGATGATGGTCGATTAAGAATTACTACAACTGCTGAACTTTCTGATGCTGATTTCTTGTATTATGCTAAGACACGTTTAGCACACATTAATTTTAGAGCAATAGAAGGCGCCACTGGAAAAGCAGATATTCATTTTGAACAACCAACAGACCAAGGCACGATTCAACTAGGATCATCAATGTCAGTGGACATACAAGCACAAGATCCTTTGGACTATAACGGTGACGGTATTATTGGAGTTGGCGATATCGCTTTAGCTCCAGAAAATACAAAGTCAGAAATTGCAGCTAGATCAGAGATCAAGCCATATAAGCACGTTATTGTTTTGACGACCGACGGTGGTGGTAATCCATGGGATCCAAATGGTATTTTTTATGCGACTGGAACTGGTAAAGAAGCCGGTAAACCAGTATGGACGACTGATCCTAATTTGATGAAGAAACGTAAAAATACTTATACGATGAACTTATTTAACAAGCAATTTGCGATGAGTACATCAGCACATTCTGTTGTACCAGCTATTTCTGCTCAAAACTATATTTCCATGTTACATGGTCGACCATGGGATACTTTGCCTAAGGCATACCAAGGAACTAACGGAACAATGGGTCAACAATACTTTGCTGACTTTGGAAAAGGAACACCACTTTTCCCTTCAGTATTTAAGGTTTTACAAAAGAATAATCCTACTCAAAAAGCAGCTGCCTTTTCAGAATGGGGACCAATTGTTAACTCTATTGTTGAACCAGATGCTGCAGTTACAACGAAACAATCAGCATCCTTGAAGTCATTTGATGACGTTGCAGATTATATTGGCACATCCGACTTCCAGAATACATCGATGGTTTATATGCAAAGTGATTATATGGATGGTCAAGGCCACAGCAAGGGCTGGTATAATGACAATTATTGGGAAAAATATCAACAGTATGATGGCCTGTTCAAAAAAGTTATGGACAACTTAGAAGCTACTGGTCATATTCATGATACTTTAGTCATTGCTAATGCCGATCACGGTGGAGCAGGGACGAACCATGGTCCTAATGATGAGCCTGATCGTAATATCTTCATGGCAGTTGGTGGTGAAACTGTAGATAGTGGTCGCCGTTTACAAGGTGGTAGTAATGCAGATATTACTGCGTTAGTACTGAATGCTCTACAAGTTCCACAACCATCACACATGTTAGATAGTCGAGTTTTTGATGAATCAGCATTTTTAAGCCAATCTGAGTTGACGAAGAAGGACCGTAATGTTGAAACGGTACAATTAACCCGTCAGGGTGATACAGTCGAACTTGGATTAACTAACTTGAAAAATCGAAAAATTAACGCAGTGGATATGCGAATTGATCTAAATGGTCAAAATGTCGATAGCTTAAACGCAGCATCCGGAAATAAAATTTTACGTCAAACAATTGACGATGATATATTGAAATTAACAATAAGTGTTGATGACCAGTCTGTCGGTAGTTTAGCAACAATCAAATTTAAACCATCTGGTAACAAAAATGACACGAAGTCTGCCGTTACACAAGCGATGGCAGCAACAACAGATGGTACCGAAATTTTGGTTGATTTGGATAATAATTCTGATAAGACAATCTCAATACACGCATCCAAAAAATCAGTTTCTTTATATGATTCTGATTTGAAAAAGGCAACACGCAGATCACTTTCAGGCGGAACAGATTGGCGCAGTGATAAAGAAAAAATTAATGATGGTATCAAATATTATCGCGTTTCTTCAAATGAATGGGTGAGCGAAAAAGATGCATATGTATATACAGGTTTTTCAAAGGTCTTAACTACTCCTAAATACAAGGTTACGGATCTAGTAAATTCAAATGGAGAGAAAATCAAAAATCGTGGGTTAGCATCAAATACTAAGTGGGCAACTGATCGATCACTCATGATCAACGGAAAACTTCATTATCGAGTTTCAACAAATGAATTTGTTTCAAGTGATAATGGACGAGTTGACTAG
- a CDS encoding MetQ/NlpA family ABC transporter substrate-binding protein, protein MKKLRRVLLVVVAAFSLFALVGCGNNSSEKTVKVGIMTSDDPIWKPIQKRLKKEGINLKLVEFNDFNQPDQALSQGELDINAFQHIYFLNNWNKTHNTNLVSIGTTVIAPLRVYSTKLKSINDLKAGDKVTIPNDATNEGRALQLLETAGLIQLKKAALPTVKDITKYNTKITVTPLDAAQAAHSLNDADAAVVNNTIAASANLPSNEVIYKEKITKKSKEWLNVIATDKKNKDNPTFKKVVKAYQSEENAKNIKKQYKGTTLPAWNLKL, encoded by the coding sequence ATGAAAAAGTTACGTCGAGTTTTATTAGTAGTAGTTGCAGCATTTTCACTGTTTGCACTAGTTGGCTGTGGAAATAATTCATCAGAAAAAACGGTTAAAGTCGGCATAATGACGTCTGATGATCCAATTTGGAAACCTATTCAGAAGAGATTGAAAAAGGAAGGTATTAATTTAAAACTTGTTGAATTCAACGATTTCAATCAACCGGATCAAGCTTTGTCGCAAGGAGAACTTGATATTAATGCATTTCAACACATTTACTTTTTAAATAATTGGAACAAGACACACAATACAAATCTAGTTTCAATTGGGACGACGGTTATTGCACCACTCAGAGTTTATTCAACAAAGCTCAAGTCAATCAACGACTTAAAAGCTGGCGATAAAGTTACAATTCCAAATGACGCAACTAACGAAGGACGTGCGCTTCAGCTTCTTGAAACAGCAGGTTTGATTCAACTTAAGAAAGCAGCATTACCAACAGTTAAAGATATTACTAAATACAATACTAAGATTACAGTCACACCTTTAGATGCTGCTCAAGCGGCACATTCATTGAATGATGCAGATGCTGCCGTTGTTAATAACACCATTGCTGCTAGTGCAAATCTTCCAAGCAACGAAGTTATTTACAAGGAGAAGATCACTAAGAAATCAAAAGAATGGTTGAACGTTATTGCTACTGATAAGAAGAACAAAGATAATCCAACATTCAAGAAAGTTGTTAAAGCTTATCAATCAGAAGAAAATGCTAAGAATATCAAGAAACAATACAAGGGTACAACATTACCTGCTTGGAATTTAAAGCTATAA